One Bifidobacterium crudilactis genomic region harbors:
- a CDS encoding type 1 periplasmic-binding domain-containing protein: protein MTLHGGRNRSGLRRRTGEALTAVLTVALVFSFSGCSLAPDTGETSSSPTTSSADSGNAAIFTPSDGITLSQHTPLNKWTAFVSELMASLQNQHMKKSSITAKSFDNLDDQSQAVQDYVVSHIASSTSSSGGSTTSAGSSQTTAAASAKNHTIIVAPVTDTTDSQRQYGDYFGSHITEKTSASVSSSSPSTTESPSGASLDTDSSNSSASPSTTSNDASTTRHEAIVRLRSALNLARNSGMHVVLLSSTFEGFTPDLFVPMASVAQMAQVQAKQLVSKLELDKTSKENPKQIEVLLPSGSSTTDTADVDTFNKTAFSAIWEVLGPYFRSGAVESPSGLLDKNSSADSWKLLKFNASNEDSVKKELTARLGKQNKSASTRTRIDGILSMNDYVASEVTETLTSMGYTGSSADINPEISIAGIVDNITGKKDLKKSKAPDPSVAPSTNGDADSSGGSSSQDSSSSDSSSSDSSSSQQSDDTGGLNSSAWPIVTGYGAYLDNIPNIVDGQQWMTSLEDRKGIGSTLAKAVVQLNTSQQVNADDSIRTETSNGISAPTLQKELLTVSASNLKSVLIDTNYVTAADAGL from the coding sequence GTGACACTTCATGGCGGCAGGAACAGGTCAGGTTTGCGCAGGCGTACAGGTGAAGCACTCACTGCGGTGCTTACCGTGGCGTTGGTGTTCTCCTTCTCCGGATGTAGTTTGGCCCCAGATACAGGCGAGACCAGCTCAAGTCCCACGACCTCATCCGCCGACTCCGGAAACGCGGCGATTTTCACGCCATCGGACGGAATTACGCTTTCCCAGCACACTCCTCTCAACAAGTGGACGGCCTTCGTTTCCGAACTGATGGCATCCCTGCAGAATCAGCATATGAAGAAGAGCTCAATCACCGCGAAGAGTTTCGACAACCTGGATGACCAGAGCCAGGCGGTACAGGACTATGTGGTCAGCCACATAGCTTCCTCGACTTCATCGTCCGGCGGCTCGACCACCAGTGCAGGCTCCTCGCAGACGACGGCTGCGGCCTCGGCGAAAAACCATACGATTATTGTGGCGCCCGTAACTGACACCACCGATTCACAGCGTCAGTACGGTGATTATTTCGGCAGCCACATCACAGAGAAGACCTCTGCGTCAGTGTCGAGCAGTTCGCCTTCGACAACCGAGTCCCCCTCCGGAGCGTCCTTGGATACAGACTCCTCAAACTCGTCGGCATCACCTTCGACAACCTCGAACGATGCTTCGACAACACGGCATGAAGCGATCGTCCGTCTGCGTTCTGCGCTGAATCTGGCCCGAAATTCGGGCATGCACGTCGTCCTGCTGTCCTCAACCTTCGAAGGGTTCACACCCGACCTTTTCGTTCCTATGGCCTCAGTCGCGCAGATGGCGCAGGTGCAGGCAAAGCAGCTGGTCAGTAAACTCGAGCTGGACAAGACCAGCAAGGAAAACCCCAAGCAGATCGAGGTCCTGCTCCCCTCAGGCTCCTCGACCACGGACACCGCCGATGTCGACACCTTCAACAAGACCGCCTTCTCGGCGATTTGGGAGGTGCTTGGCCCCTATTTCCGCAGCGGTGCAGTGGAAAGCCCCTCAGGGCTGCTTGATAAGAACAGCTCTGCGGATAGCTGGAAGCTTCTGAAATTCAACGCTTCGAACGAGGACTCCGTAAAAAAGGAACTCACTGCAAGGCTCGGGAAGCAGAACAAGTCGGCTTCAACACGAACACGCATCGACGGCATCCTGTCCATGAACGACTATGTGGCCTCCGAGGTGACCGAAACACTCACTTCCATGGGATATACGGGTTCCTCGGCAGATATCAATCCTGAAATATCGATTGCCGGAATCGTGGACAACATCACAGGCAAAAAGGACCTTAAAAAGAGCAAGGCTCCGGACCCCAGCGTCGCGCCATCGACAAACGGCGATGCCGATTCCTCCGGCGGCTCATCCTCCCAGGATTCCTCGTCGTCAGATTCCTCGTCGTCAGATTCCTCGTCATCTCAGCAGTCAGACGATACCGGTGGTTTGAACAGCAGCGCCTGGCCGATCGTCACAGGTTACGGCGCCTACCTCGACAATATTCCCAACATCGTCGACGGGCAGCAGTGGATGACCTCGTTGGAGGACCGTAAAGGCATCGGCAGTACGTTGGCGAAAGCGGTGGTCCAGCTGAATACCTCGCAGCAGGTGAATGCCGACGACTCAATCAGGACGGAGACCAGCAACGGCATCAGCGCGCCGACCTTGCAGAAGGAACTGCTGACCGTTTCCGCATCGAATCTCAAAAGCGTACTGATAGACACCAACTACGTCACGGCCGCAGACGCCGGATTGTAG
- a CDS encoding Rv3235 family protein, with the protein MGGITGFRNEYGIATAESIVALGRGMLPVSMHIARCAPSTLSNEQCQGLSVSACRLACMALDVTRGRLNPRLLQRAVDAPIIHKLEILGTLLSEHLSGDDVGNHEILRLPVVARDLETVLVSPQLLEVVVHMNIGRTQYWANVIMRHRNGRWICTMLDVG; encoded by the coding sequence ATGGGAGGGATAACAGGATTTCGGAACGAGTACGGCATAGCGACCGCCGAAAGCATCGTGGCTTTGGGGAGGGGGATGCTGCCGGTGTCGATGCATATCGCCCGGTGTGCTCCCAGCACCCTGAGCAACGAGCAGTGCCAGGGCCTTTCGGTCTCTGCATGTCGACTCGCATGCATGGCGCTCGACGTGACACGCGGTCGCCTCAACCCACGGCTGCTGCAGCGAGCGGTCGATGCACCCATTATCCATAAGCTTGAGATCCTGGGGACTCTGCTCAGCGAGCATCTTTCCGGGGATGATGTCGGCAACCACGAGATTCTGCGGCTTCCCGTGGTTGCACGCGACCTGGAGACGGTGCTGGTGAGTCCGCAGCTTCTGGAGGTCGTGGTGCATATGAATATCGGGCGGACCCAGTATTGGGCGAATGTCATCATGCGCCATCGAAACGGCCGATGGATATGCACCATGCTTGATGTTGGCTGA
- a CDS encoding AMP-dependent synthetase/ligase, which translates to MFKEYSRPITEAIDDDRNIFSVLQERADRAPDDALIEYKDSRNAWMSFSASEFRNIVVALAKGLIARGIMPGDSVSIISHTRWEWTALDMAIMSIGALTVPVYETNSSAQVRMIFNDAKVKMAFAETDDQRDKIESVRDQCAYLNDVYVIDLGALDALTAYGRGVSDEEFLEREQGVKGSDLATIVYTSGSTGTPKGIELSHSNFVFVTHSGVQTMPDISLKPNRRLLLFLPLAHVFARYMQYFCFAGNITLGLSSNLKTILADFHAFKPTFILAVPRIFEKIFNASSQRAGKGFKGRLFLNSVEVARQWSAYQQSGERMPIVFKAKHAFFDKLIYSNIMEVFGGSVEYAISGGAPLDTSIAHFFNGVGLPLLEGYGMTETSAPATVNPTEGYRIGTIGKPLEGISVGIDDDGELCIKGASVCVGYHNHPEITTSQITDGWLHTGDLGTVDDDGFVAITGRKKDLIITAGGKNVSPSVLEASVMTSPVIGQCLVIGDRKPFIAALVALDLAETNTWLKAQGAETVASLEEARQNPIVKTEVERAVDTANDLVSRAESIRKFEILADDFTEENGMITPSLKTRRDAIIARYRELIDTVIYRPRNKA; encoded by the coding sequence ATGTTCAAGGAATATTCTCGTCCGATTACCGAAGCGATCGACGATGACCGCAACATCTTTTCCGTATTGCAGGAGCGAGCTGACCGCGCACCCGACGACGCTCTTATAGAGTACAAGGACTCCAGGAACGCGTGGATGTCGTTCAGCGCCTCCGAATTCAGGAATATCGTCGTTGCATTGGCCAAGGGCCTGATAGCCAGGGGCATCATGCCCGGAGACTCCGTGTCGATTATCTCTCACACGCGCTGGGAATGGACCGCCCTTGATATGGCCATCATGTCTATTGGAGCCCTGACCGTTCCGGTGTATGAGACGAACTCCTCGGCACAGGTCCGTATGATATTCAACGACGCCAAGGTCAAGATGGCCTTTGCCGAAACCGATGACCAACGAGACAAAATCGAGTCGGTACGTGACCAATGCGCGTATCTGAATGACGTGTATGTGATAGATCTCGGCGCTCTGGATGCCCTGACGGCGTATGGGCGTGGTGTGAGCGACGAGGAATTCCTCGAAAGAGAGCAGGGGGTCAAGGGCTCTGACCTGGCTACCATCGTCTATACATCGGGCTCGACGGGAACTCCGAAAGGCATCGAACTGTCCCATAGCAACTTTGTGTTTGTGACTCATTCGGGAGTGCAGACCATGCCAGACATCAGTTTGAAGCCGAACAGGCGACTGCTGCTGTTCCTACCGCTGGCACACGTGTTTGCACGATACATGCAGTATTTCTGTTTCGCAGGGAACATCACCTTGGGTCTGTCGAGCAATCTCAAAACCATTCTTGCGGATTTCCATGCCTTCAAACCAACCTTCATTCTTGCAGTACCCAGGATTTTCGAGAAGATTTTCAACGCTTCCTCCCAGCGGGCCGGGAAGGGTTTCAAAGGGAGGCTATTCCTCAACTCGGTGGAGGTTGCACGACAGTGGTCCGCATATCAGCAATCCGGAGAGCGGATGCCCATCGTGTTCAAAGCCAAGCATGCCTTCTTCGACAAGCTGATTTACAGCAACATCATGGAGGTCTTCGGAGGCTCTGTGGAGTATGCCATTTCAGGCGGCGCTCCGCTGGACACCTCCATCGCGCACTTCTTCAACGGCGTCGGACTGCCCTTGCTTGAAGGCTACGGTATGACCGAAACCAGTGCTCCGGCTACGGTCAATCCCACCGAGGGCTACAGGATAGGCACCATCGGAAAGCCGCTCGAAGGCATCAGCGTGGGCATCGACGATGACGGGGAGTTGTGCATCAAAGGCGCGAGCGTCTGCGTGGGCTACCACAACCATCCTGAGATCACCACGAGTCAGATCACGGACGGTTGGCTTCACACCGGTGATCTGGGAACTGTTGACGACGACGGCTTCGTTGCCATCACTGGCAGGAAAAAGGATTTGATTATCACCGCAGGAGGCAAGAACGTCTCACCAAGCGTGCTTGAAGCGTCGGTCATGACTTCTCCGGTAATCGGACAGTGCCTGGTTATCGGCGACCGCAAGCCCTTCATCGCTGCCTTGGTGGCACTTGACCTTGCCGAAACGAATACCTGGTTGAAGGCACAGGGTGCAGAAACGGTCGCCAGTCTGGAAGAGGCCAGGCAGAATCCTATCGTGAAGACGGAGGTCGAGCGAGCGGTGGATACGGCCAACGATCTGGTGTCAAGGGCCGAGTCCATTCGAAAGTTCGAAATCCTGGCTGATGATTTCACCGAGGAGAACGGGATGATCACGCCGAGTCTCAAAACCAGGCGTGATGCCATCATCGCCAGATACCGTGAGCTTATCGACACCGTCATCTATCGACCACGCAACAAGGCCTGA
- a CDS encoding NADP-dependent isocitrate dehydrogenase, whose protein sequence is MSKIKVEGTVVELDGDEMTRVIWKDIKDRLILPYLDINLDYYDLGIEYRDATDDQVTIDAANAIKREHVGVKCATITPDEARVEEFGLKRMWKSPNGTIRNILGGTIFREPIVISNIPRLVPGWEKPIIVARHAFGDQYKATDFQVPGKGRLTVTFTPEDGGEAIEHVVFDYPGSGVAQVQYNLDESITGFARACFNYGLLRNYPVYLSTKNTILKAYDGRFKDIFAQIFEEEYRQRYEEAGLTYEHRLIDDMVASSLKWPGGYVWACKNYDGDVQSDTVAQGFGSLGLMTSVLMTPDGQTVEAEAAHGTVTRHYRRWQKGEKTSTNPIASIYAWTGGLKHRAKLDGTPDVAHFAQTLEQVIISTVESGSMTKDLATLVGHEQAWLDTEGFMDALDDNLRKALSR, encoded by the coding sequence ATGTCCAAAATCAAAGTCGAAGGTACCGTCGTCGAACTCGACGGCGATGAGATGACCCGTGTCATCTGGAAGGACATCAAGGACCGACTGATTCTGCCTTATCTTGACATCAATCTCGACTATTACGACCTAGGCATCGAATACCGTGATGCCACCGACGACCAGGTGACCATAGATGCAGCCAACGCCATCAAGCGCGAGCATGTCGGAGTCAAGTGCGCCACCATCACGCCCGACGAGGCACGGGTCGAGGAATTCGGGCTGAAACGGATGTGGAAGTCTCCGAACGGCACGATTCGCAATATTCTCGGCGGCACGATTTTCCGCGAGCCCATCGTCATCTCCAATATTCCCCGTCTGGTACCTGGCTGGGAAAAACCCATCATCGTCGCCAGACACGCATTCGGAGACCAGTACAAAGCCACCGACTTCCAGGTTCCGGGCAAGGGCAGATTGACGGTGACCTTCACTCCCGAGGATGGCGGAGAAGCCATCGAGCATGTGGTCTTCGACTATCCAGGGTCCGGAGTGGCGCAGGTCCAGTACAATCTGGACGAATCAATCACCGGATTCGCACGGGCATGCTTCAATTACGGGCTGCTGAGGAACTACCCCGTATACCTCAGCACGAAGAACACCATCCTCAAGGCGTACGACGGACGCTTCAAGGACATCTTCGCCCAGATTTTCGAAGAAGAGTACCGACAGCGTTATGAGGAGGCCGGTCTGACCTACGAGCATCGTCTGATAGACGATATGGTCGCAAGCTCACTGAAATGGCCCGGAGGGTACGTCTGGGCCTGCAAGAACTACGACGGCGACGTCCAATCCGATACGGTCGCCCAAGGATTCGGCTCACTCGGCCTGATGACTTCCGTGCTGATGACTCCGGACGGGCAGACCGTCGAAGCCGAGGCCGCGCACGGTACCGTCACAAGACATTATCGTCGTTGGCAGAAGGGCGAAAAGACCTCGACGAACCCCATCGCCTCCATCTATGCATGGACCGGCGGCCTCAAGCACCGCGCGAAACTCGACGGCACACCGGATGTCGCTCATTTCGCCCAGACGCTTGAACAAGTGATAATTTCGACCGTCGAATCCGGAAGCATGACCAAGGATCTCGCGACACTGGTCGGACACGAGCAGGCCTGGCTGGATACCGAAGGGTTCATGGATGCTCTGGACGACAATCTGCGGAAAGCCTTGAGCAGATAG
- the def gene encoding peptide deformylase, with product MAIRDIRVVPDPVLRTPCETITNITPAVRRLVTDLLETVDDPGRAGLSANQIGVSLRAFSFNIEGKLGYVLNPVIEETSGEQYGDEGCLSLPGLWYQTRRADYARVRGIDLEGEEIVLEGSGLMGRMLQHECDHLDGHVYIDRLEKDVRRQALKQLRTQGL from the coding sequence GTGGCAATTCGTGACATACGGGTGGTTCCTGATCCCGTGCTTCGCACACCCTGCGAGACCATCACCAATATCACCCCGGCGGTGCGCAGACTGGTGACTGACCTTCTGGAAACGGTCGATGACCCCGGCCGGGCTGGCTTGTCGGCGAATCAGATAGGCGTCAGTCTCAGGGCGTTCTCGTTCAACATCGAAGGCAAGCTGGGGTATGTGCTCAATCCGGTGATAGAGGAGACATCGGGGGAGCAGTATGGCGACGAGGGATGTCTCTCCTTGCCGGGGTTGTGGTATCAGACACGGAGGGCTGATTACGCACGTGTTCGTGGCATCGACCTCGAAGGCGAGGAAATCGTACTTGAAGGCAGTGGTCTGATGGGACGCATGCTGCAACATGAATGCGACCATCTGGACGGGCACGTCTACATTGATCGGCTTGAGAAGGATGTTCGGCGCCAGGCGTTGAAACAGCTCAGAACTCAAGGTCTCTGA
- the pyrH gene encoding UMP kinase — MTDTDPTVHTRRVLLKLSGEAFGGGAVGVDTTVVRRVASEIELAARHGVQVAIVVGGGNFFRGAQLSQAGIDRSRGDYMGMLGTVMNCLALQDFLEQEGQATRVQTAITMGQVAEPYIPQKAIRHLEKGRVVIFGAGAGMPYFSTDTVSIQRALEIHCAEVLMGKNGVDGVYTADPRKDSEARMFTQLSYKRALVDNLAVMDASALSMARDNNMRIRVFGLEEPGNVTKALEGDQIGTLVCGGDSLTR, encoded by the coding sequence ATGACTGACACCGACCCGACCGTTCACACACGCAGAGTACTGCTAAAACTTTCTGGGGAGGCATTCGGCGGGGGTGCCGTTGGGGTGGACACCACCGTGGTTCGCAGAGTCGCGAGCGAAATCGAACTAGCCGCACGTCATGGTGTGCAGGTCGCCATCGTTGTCGGAGGTGGCAACTTCTTCAGGGGTGCCCAGTTGAGCCAGGCAGGCATAGACCGGTCCAGAGGCGATTATATGGGCATGCTCGGCACGGTTATGAACTGCCTGGCGCTTCAGGACTTCCTTGAGCAGGAGGGACAGGCGACGCGAGTGCAGACGGCCATCACCATGGGGCAGGTCGCAGAGCCCTATATACCACAAAAGGCGATTCGTCATCTCGAGAAGGGGCGTGTGGTCATTTTCGGTGCAGGTGCGGGAATGCCGTATTTCTCCACGGATACCGTGTCCATTCAGCGGGCGCTGGAGATTCACTGCGCCGAAGTTCTGATGGGCAAGAACGGAGTCGATGGCGTATACACAGCCGATCCACGCAAGGACAGCGAAGCCAGGATGTTCACTCAGCTGAGCTACAAACGTGCACTGGTCGACAACCTGGCCGTGATGGATGCCTCGGCACTGTCCATGGCTCGGGACAACAACATGAGAATCAGAGTGTTTGGTCTTGAAGAACCCGGAAACGTGACCAAAGCGCTTGAGGGGGACCAGATAGGCACCCTGGTGTGCGGCGGGGATTCCTTGACCAGATAG
- the tsf gene encoding translation elongation factor Ts codes for MAKITAALIKELRDATGAGMMDVKKALTEAEGDVARAKEIIRAKGIQAAGAREGRKAQEGLIASTVKDDAEGQTAYAVELNSETDFVAKTPQFVEFGDEVVADVAEAGAATADEALKAASKAGTVNDTVEEAGALFHEHVKMGQFAKVSGPKVEIYAHHKSVELPPSIVAIIATDEAGSKVAHEVALQISAMSPKWLSREDVPAEIVESERRVATEKSLAEGKPEKIVPKIVEGRLNSFFKETVLLEQQYVKDSSRTIADLFKEVNGQAVAFARLEVGKGEE; via the coding sequence ATGGCAAAGATCACAGCCGCACTTATCAAAGAGCTTCGTGACGCCACGGGCGCTGGAATGATGGATGTGAAGAAGGCACTGACGGAGGCCGAAGGCGATGTTGCTCGTGCCAAGGAGATCATCAGGGCCAAGGGCATTCAGGCAGCCGGTGCGCGTGAGGGTCGTAAAGCCCAGGAAGGGCTTATCGCCTCAACCGTGAAGGACGATGCCGAGGGGCAGACGGCATACGCCGTGGAGCTCAATTCCGAAACCGACTTCGTGGCCAAGACGCCGCAGTTCGTGGAGTTCGGTGACGAGGTCGTGGCGGATGTCGCCGAGGCCGGAGCCGCGACCGCCGATGAGGCGCTCAAGGCAGCATCGAAGGCCGGAACCGTGAACGACACCGTGGAGGAGGCTGGAGCCTTGTTCCACGAACATGTCAAGATGGGCCAGTTCGCCAAGGTTTCAGGACCGAAGGTCGAGATCTACGCTCATCACAAGTCCGTCGAGCTGCCTCCGTCGATCGTGGCGATCATCGCCACTGACGAGGCTGGTTCAAAGGTCGCCCACGAGGTTGCATTGCAGATTTCCGCGATGAGCCCCAAGTGGCTCAGCCGTGAGGATGTGCCTGCCGAGATTGTCGAATCGGAGCGTCGCGTCGCAACCGAGAAGTCCCTGGCCGAAGGCAAACCGGAGAAGATCGTTCCGAAGATCGTCGAAGGTCGTCTCAACTCCTTCTTCAAGGAAACCGTGCTGCTCGAGCAGCAGTACGTCAAGGATTCCTCGCGAACCATCGCCGACCTGTTCAAGGAAGTCAACGGCCAGGCCGTGGCTTTCGCCCGTCTTGAGGTTGGCAAAGGCGAAGAGTGA
- a CDS encoding AMP-dependent synthetase/ligase: MLREFSIETSRPTNDDDTVFSLLSNRAQQHPEDVIAQWQDQFTKEWHDVRAEQMLERVREVAKGLVALGVEKGSTVLIYSATCYDWGVVDFACASIGAVSVPIYETDSSKQASAIVKDVKPVVAFAGDSDHAQVLEALRGTSQAMTYVFNFESGGLNAVSDFGESVSDEDLNALIAKVKADDLNTIVYTSGSTGKPKGVMLTNRNFTHIVYAGYEALPNMLAAPSRLLLFLPLAHCFARYIQYVAIGSQGVVGYVPNTRHLLADLRSFKPSYLLGVPRVFEKVYNAASQKAGAGIRGRLFANAFAHFVQWSKTAQQGERHSLVQRMQHQFFMSTVGSSIRSALGPNLRFLACGGAPMNADLAHFFNGIEDITFIQGYGMTETAAPCCVNGEIENEVGSVGRPGPGIAVALGDDDELLVKGPNVFVGYYGSKRMDKSVVDADGWLHTGDLASIDDNGFVFITGRKKDIIITAGGKNISPAPLEDTISSCPIVSQSVVVGDGKPFIGALVTLDPDMLASWLKSQGLDTAMSVEEAAGNDAVRAFVQQFVDQANSTVSRAESVRKFIILNEDFTQDQGTLTPSMKVVRPQVLKIYAQVIDKVLYAPKNPNARAVPATSKFIEKASESVTPLVSMAQENAMPKINEMREALDRARSNVSDSFASVSERIRSTQENDGHDADEQGAEHDVQTGSDTSDNKNSDANEE; encoded by the coding sequence ATGCTTAGAGAATTTTCCATAGAGACCTCTCGTCCGACGAACGATGACGATACCGTGTTTTCCCTGCTCAGCAACCGGGCGCAACAACATCCTGAAGACGTCATTGCACAGTGGCAAGACCAATTCACGAAAGAGTGGCACGATGTCAGGGCCGAACAGATGCTCGAGCGCGTCCGTGAAGTCGCCAAGGGTCTGGTTGCCCTGGGCGTAGAGAAGGGCAGCACCGTTCTCATCTATTCGGCCACATGCTACGACTGGGGCGTCGTCGACTTCGCGTGCGCCTCCATAGGTGCCGTCTCCGTGCCCATCTATGAGACCGACTCCAGCAAACAGGCATCGGCGATTGTCAAGGATGTCAAGCCTGTTGTGGCGTTTGCCGGTGACAGCGATCATGCTCAGGTACTGGAGGCGTTGCGGGGTACCTCGCAGGCGATGACCTACGTATTCAACTTCGAATCCGGTGGTCTGAATGCGGTGAGCGATTTTGGCGAGTCGGTTTCCGACGAGGACCTGAACGCGCTGATTGCCAAGGTCAAGGCGGATGACCTCAACACCATCGTGTACACATCGGGTTCCACGGGCAAGCCCAAGGGCGTCATGCTCACGAATCGTAATTTCACGCATATCGTATATGCCGGGTACGAGGCCTTGCCGAATATGCTGGCTGCTCCCAGTCGGCTGCTGTTGTTCCTGCCTCTGGCCCACTGCTTCGCCCGATACATTCAGTATGTGGCGATCGGTTCCCAAGGCGTGGTCGGTTATGTACCGAACACCAGGCACCTGCTCGCCGATCTGCGCAGTTTCAAACCTTCGTATCTGCTCGGCGTTCCCCGTGTATTCGAGAAGGTCTACAACGCCGCGTCACAGAAAGCGGGAGCGGGAATACGCGGCCGCCTGTTCGCGAACGCCTTCGCTCACTTCGTCCAATGGTCAAAGACGGCCCAGCAGGGTGAGAGGCATTCCCTTGTACAACGGATGCAGCATCAGTTCTTCATGAGCACCGTCGGCAGCTCCATACGTTCGGCGCTGGGGCCCAATCTGCGCTTCCTCGCGTGCGGAGGTGCCCCGATGAACGCCGATTTGGCGCATTTCTTCAACGGCATCGAAGACATCACCTTCATTCAGGGGTATGGCATGACCGAAACCGCAGCGCCTTGCTGCGTCAACGGCGAGATCGAGAACGAGGTCGGTTCGGTGGGACGGCCCGGTCCCGGCATCGCCGTCGCCCTCGGAGACGATGACGAGCTGCTGGTCAAAGGTCCGAACGTCTTCGTCGGCTATTACGGCAGCAAGCGCATGGACAAGTCGGTTGTCGACGCGGACGGTTGGCTCCACACCGGTGACCTGGCCTCTATCGACGACAACGGTTTCGTATTCATCACCGGGCGCAAGAAGGACATCATCATCACCGCGGGCGGCAAGAACATCAGCCCGGCTCCGTTGGAGGACACCATCTCCAGCTGCCCGATCGTTTCGCAATCCGTCGTGGTCGGCGATGGCAAGCCCTTCATCGGCGCTCTGGTGACCCTTGACCCCGATATGCTCGCATCATGGCTCAAATCACAGGGGCTTGATACGGCGATGTCGGTGGAAGAGGCGGCAGGCAACGACGCGGTCAGGGCTTTCGTGCAACAGTTCGTGGATCAGGCGAACAGCACGGTTTCCAGAGCGGAGTCGGTGCGGAAATTCATCATCCTCAACGAGGACTTCACGCAGGACCAGGGAACCTTGACTCCAAGCATGAAGGTGGTACGGCCGCAGGTTCTCAAAATCTATGCGCAGGTGATCGACAAGGTACTCTATGCGCCGAAGAATCCTAATGCCAGAGCCGTTCCCGCAACATCGAAATTCATTGAAAAAGCCAGCGAATCGGTTACTCCACTGGTCAGTATGGCTCAGGAAAACGCCATGCCGAAGATCAATGAGATGCGTGAGGCACTGGACCGTGCAAGAAGCAATGTGTCTGATTCCTTTGCTAGCGTTTCCGAAAGAATCCGCTCGACCCAGGAAAACGACGGTCATGATGCCGACGAACAAGGTGCGGAACATGACGTCCAGACCGGGTCGGATACATCGGACAACAAGAACAGTGACGCCAACGAGGAGTAA
- the rpsB gene encoding 30S ribosomal protein S2 — translation MAQITMSEMLKAGVHFGHQTRRWNPKMKQYILVERNGIHIINLFKSLELIDKAYDFIRQTVAHNGTVLFVGTKKQAQEAVKSQATRVNMPYVSERWLGGMLTNFQTVSKRVSRLKELEEMDFTDVHASGLTKKELLLLEREKDKLDRQLGGIRNMNRTPSALFIVDINKEALAVQEAHKLGIPVVALVDTNTDPEQVEYPIPANDDAIRGIELLTSLMADAVAEGTLDRSNKASKTETTAEQPLAEWEQELLKKQDSEAPAEAQGEKKEAAAPAEAAAEAPAEVKTETAEAE, via the coding sequence ATGGCACAGATCACCATGAGCGAAATGCTCAAGGCAGGCGTCCATTTCGGTCACCAGACCCGTCGTTGGAACCCGAAGATGAAGCAGTACATCTTGGTGGAGCGCAACGGCATTCATATCATCAATCTTTTCAAGTCCCTCGAGCTCATCGACAAGGCCTATGACTTCATTCGTCAGACCGTGGCCCACAACGGCACCGTTCTGTTCGTCGGCACCAAGAAGCAGGCTCAGGAAGCGGTTAAGAGCCAGGCAACACGAGTGAACATGCCGTATGTGTCCGAGCGTTGGCTCGGTGGCATGCTCACCAACTTCCAGACCGTCTCCAAGCGCGTTTCGCGTCTGAAGGAACTGGAGGAGATGGACTTCACCGACGTCCACGCCTCCGGTCTGACCAAGAAGGAACTGCTGCTGCTCGAGCGCGAAAAGGACAAGCTGGACAGGCAGCTCGGCGGTATCCGCAACATGAACCGCACGCCTTCCGCACTGTTCATCGTGGACATCAACAAGGAAGCCCTCGCCGTGCAGGAGGCTCATAAGCTCGGGATTCCCGTGGTGGCCCTGGTCGATACGAACACCGATCCGGAACAGGTCGAATACCCCATTCCCGCCAACGACGACGCCATTCGTGGCATCGAACTGCTTACCAGCCTTATGGCCGATGCGGTTGCGGAAGGTACGCTCGATCGCTCCAACAAGGCAAGCAAGACGGAGACCACCGCAGAGCAGCCTCTGGCCGAGTGGGAACAGGAACTGCTGAAGAAGCAGGATTCCGAAGCTCCAGCCGAAGCGCAGGGCGAGAAGAAGGAGGCTGCGGCTCCTGCCGAGGCCGCTGCCGAAGCTCCCGCCGAGGTCAAGACCGAAACGGCCGAAGCCGAGTAA